From the Flavimarina sp. Hel_I_48 genome, one window contains:
- a CDS encoding TonB-dependent receptor has protein sequence MKKITSLMVLACLLMSFMAIAQGKITGTVVDDQRMPLPGVNVIVNGTTNGTTTNFDGEYTLNVAQSNGTIRVSYVGFKSQEIEFQVTSNQTVDLGTTTLSADADALDEVVVTGVVDIAKDRKTPVAVSTIRAAEIQEKLGAQEFPEILNNTPSIYATKQGGGFGDARINIRGFDTRNSAVMINGIPVNDMENGSVYWSNWAGLSDVASAIQVQRGLGSSKLTVSSVGGTINVVTRSADREEGGFASSSVGNNDYLKTVASYNTGLSESGWSGSFLFSRTAGTGYVDGTSFEGYNYYIGVGFRPNATHDFNFMVTGAPQQHNQRSFAPSIADYIRYGNGVDPRIKYNSDYGLRNGKEFTFGGNFYHKPIASLSWDWKISDKSKLNTSAYASLGRGGSIGSIGRIDGGQSFQLEKVNNGLVPIDGIFAFNSGQGLGLNREGYNGGDGAYQGAFVNGNSYPSPNDNVEDGDHIYGAQNGISQRSSVNSHNWFGLISNFETMIGERLTLDFGIDLRQYTGFHYRRLVDLMGADVYVDNDNVNDPYRFLTKTYAPTISNSLNVFKSIDDEEKIDYYSEGKVGWYGFFTQAEYDLNDVTLFVQGSLSNQGFQRIDEFLYLDSNPIQETDVENRLGGNIKGGINWNIDEKHNVFANGGYYSKQPLFDAVYPNNQNILNVDLENEEVIGTEIGYGFRTNGFRANLNAYRTSWANRYETTNTANEEGITGSANVRDITQVHYGVELDFTARPTDRLGINGMLSVGDWEYKNDVTAFFLDNSSQPLLDANGNQVTEILPLNGVKVGDAAQLTAAIGADYRIYKTLSVDANYRFADNLYAAYDATDVTEQGALKLPSFGLLDAGLSFNLPFLDKNMSFRFNMNNILDKTYISESDTNVFADAGDPTYDGISTSNRVYFGFGRTWNASFRFNF, from the coding sequence ATGAAAAAAATTACTAGTTTAATGGTTCTTGCTTGTCTCTTGATGAGCTTTATGGCCATTGCGCAGGGTAAGATTACCGGTACCGTAGTTGATGATCAGCGCATGCCACTTCCGGGTGTGAATGTGATTGTTAACGGTACAACAAATGGTACTACGACAAACTTTGATGGTGAATACACACTTAACGTTGCTCAATCTAATGGAACAATAAGAGTTTCTTATGTAGGTTTCAAAAGTCAGGAGATTGAATTTCAAGTTACTTCAAATCAAACAGTAGATTTAGGGACGACTACACTTTCAGCTGATGCCGATGCACTTGATGAGGTTGTTGTAACTGGTGTTGTTGATATCGCCAAGGATAGAAAAACCCCCGTTGCAGTTTCAACCATACGCGCTGCTGAAATACAGGAAAAATTAGGAGCTCAGGAATTTCCGGAGATCCTTAACAATACACCTTCTATTTATGCAACTAAGCAAGGTGGTGGTTTTGGTGACGCGAGAATCAATATACGAGGTTTTGACACTCGAAATTCAGCTGTAATGATCAACGGTATCCCCGTTAATGATATGGAGAATGGTTCGGTTTACTGGAGTAACTGGGCAGGTTTATCAGATGTTGCTTCAGCCATACAGGTACAACGTGGTCTTGGTTCATCAAAACTTACTGTTTCTTCTGTTGGTGGTACCATAAATGTAGTTACACGTTCTGCAGATCGTGAAGAAGGTGGTTTTGCCAGTTCTTCCGTAGGAAATAACGACTATTTAAAAACAGTTGCTTCTTATAATACGGGACTTAGCGAAAGCGGCTGGTCAGGTTCATTCCTTTTTAGTAGGACTGCAGGTACAGGTTATGTGGATGGGACATCTTTTGAAGGCTACAATTATTATATAGGCGTAGGTTTTAGACCAAATGCTACCCACGATTTCAACTTTATGGTAACCGGTGCTCCACAACAGCATAACCAGCGAAGCTTTGCGCCTTCTATTGCAGATTATATTCGGTATGGCAATGGCGTAGATCCAAGAATAAAATACAATAGTGATTATGGATTAAGAAATGGAAAAGAATTCACTTTTGGTGGGAACTTCTATCACAAACCTATTGCTTCTTTGTCCTGGGACTGGAAAATTTCTGACAAGTCAAAACTTAATACTTCAGCGTACGCTTCATTAGGTAGAGGGGGTTCCATAGGCTCTATAGGTCGAATTGATGGTGGACAATCATTTCAATTGGAAAAAGTAAATAACGGTCTTGTACCTATTGATGGTATTTTCGCCTTTAACTCTGGTCAGGGCCTCGGCTTAAATCGAGAAGGTTATAATGGTGGCGACGGTGCTTATCAGGGAGCTTTTGTAAATGGTAACAGTTACCCATCTCCCAATGATAACGTGGAAGATGGCGACCATATTTACGGTGCTCAAAATGGTATATCTCAGCGTTCATCAGTAAACTCACATAACTGGTTTGGATTAATATCCAATTTTGAGACTATGATTGGTGAGAGACTTACCCTTGACTTTGGTATCGATTTAAGGCAATATACAGGTTTTCACTATAGAAGACTGGTAGATCTTATGGGTGCAGATGTATATGTGGATAATGATAATGTAAATGACCCATACCGTTTTTTAACTAAAACGTATGCTCCTACCATAAGTAACAGTTTAAATGTTTTCAAGAGTATAGATGATGAAGAAAAGATAGATTATTACAGTGAAGGCAAAGTTGGCTGGTATGGTTTCTTTACTCAGGCAGAATATGATCTTAACGATGTAACTCTTTTTGTTCAGGGATCTTTATCAAATCAAGGTTTTCAACGCATTGACGAATTTCTTTATCTTGATAGTAACCCAATTCAGGAAACAGATGTTGAAAACAGACTTGGGGGTAACATTAAAGGTGGTATAAATTGGAATATAGATGAAAAGCACAATGTATTTGCCAATGGAGGATATTATTCTAAGCAGCCATTGTTTGATGCTGTTTATCCTAATAACCAAAACATTTTAAATGTTGATTTAGAAAATGAAGAAGTTATAGGGACTGAAATAGGTTATGGATTTCGTACAAATGGATTCAGGGCAAATCTAAATGCCTACCGTACAAGCTGGGCAAATCGTTACGAAACAACAAATACCGCTAATGAAGAAGGTATTACAGGTAGTGCGAACGTACGCGATATTACTCAGGTACATTACGGCGTAGAGCTAGATTTTACTGCAAGACCTACAGATCGTTTAGGTATAAATGGAATGCTTTCTGTAGGGGATTGGGAATATAAGAATGATGTTACCGCATTTTTCTTAGATAATAGTAGCCAGCCATTACTAGATGCTAATGGAAACCAGGTTACTGAGATATTGCCCTTAAATGGTGTTAAGGTAGGCGACGCAGCTCAACTTACTGCTGCTATAGGTGCAGATTATAGAATCTATAAAACCTTATCAGTAGATGCAAATTATCGTTTTGCTGATAACTTGTACGCAGCTTATGACGCTACTGATGTTACAGAGCAAGGTGCACTTAAATTGCCTTCTTTTGGTCTTCTGGATGCTGGGCTATCTTTCAATCTACCTTTCTTAGATAAGAACATGAGCTTTCGTTTTAACATGAATAATATTCTTGATAAAACATATATTTCAGAATCTGATACTAATGTTTTTGCTGATGCAGGTGACCCTACGTATGATGGTATCTCTACCAGCAACCGTGTATATTTCGGATTTGGAAGAACATGGAATGCTAGTTTCCGTTTTAACTTCTAA